Proteins from one Clostridium cellulovorans 743B genomic window:
- a CDS encoding DUF3867 domain-containing protein, translating into MDDRIIDFNELKNRAKDKDVDKFESYIYDLYYSMAEGTLTMGEFTKNIFKYMEENNISQEKFYDIQKKIMERYGFDPNNLEAQMKNMGIDLGSVNGNVGADSYETLRKNISFQEKYKNRLKVKNVSEYYINNNINTINIILDGENVIITSVKKIDLINDNELNEFLTSYKKVLDGKSIKITMCEASHNYEY; encoded by the coding sequence ATGGACGACAGAATAATAGACTTTAATGAGCTGAAGAACAGAGCTAAAGATAAAGATGTAGATAAATTTGAATCGTATATATATGATTTATATTATTCAATGGCTGAAGGAACCTTGACAATGGGGGAATTCACAAAAAATATTTTTAAATATATGGAAGAAAATAATATATCACAAGAGAAGTTTTATGATATTCAGAAAAAAATCATGGAGAGATATGGTTTTGATCCAAATAATTTAGAAGCTCAAATGAAAAATATGGGTATAGATTTAGGTAGCGTTAATGGTAATGTAGGTGCGGATAGTTATGAAACTTTAAGAAAGAATATTAGCTTTCAAGAAAAATATAAGAATAGGCTAAAGGTTAAGAATGTTTCAGAATACTATATAAATAATAACATAAATACCATTAACATAATACTTGATGGAGAAAATGTGATAATCACCAGTGTGAAGAAAATCGATTTAATTAACGACAATGAATTAAATGAATTTCTCACTTCTTATAAAAAGGTATTAGATGGTAAGTCTATAAAGATTACTATGTGTGAGGCATCACATAATTATGAATATTAA
- a CDS encoding P-II family nitrogen regulator: protein MKKLEIVIKAEKLEELKEELNKFGIQGMMITNIMGFGNQKGTTQYYRGTEIKVNLLPKIKVEVIIAAENVDDIIKKVCEVVSTGNIGDGKIFVYDVEDAVRIRTRERGVSAI from the coding sequence ATGAAGAAATTAGAAATTGTAATTAAGGCAGAAAAGTTAGAAGAACTAAAGGAGGAGCTAAATAAATTTGGGATACAAGGTATGATGATTACAAACATCATGGGCTTTGGAAATCAAAAGGGTACAACCCAATATTATAGGGGAACTGAGATTAAGGTTAATTTACTGCCAAAGATAAAAGTTGAAGTGATAATAGCAGCAGAAAATGTTGATGACATAATTAAAAAAGTTTGTGAAGTGGTTTCTACTGGTAATATCGGTGATGGAAAGATTTTTGTTTACGATGTAGAGGATGCGGTGCGTATAAGAACAAGAGAAAGAGGCGTATCAGCAATTTAA
- a CDS encoding ABC transporter ATP-binding protein, producing MTEKFFVQLLNITKSFDDEETVIKDLHLEIKKGEFLTLLGPSGCGKTTTLRMIAGFETPNSGEVIIDGENVTAKAPNERSVNTVFQNYALFPHMNIFDNIAFGLKMKKVNKEEIKIKVSEMLKMVQLEGYENRMPSQLSGGQMQRVAIARAIINSPKVLLLDEPLGALDLKLRKQMQLELKHLQKKLGITFIFVTHDQEEALTMSDRIVVMNKGVIEQVGTPEELYETPATKFVADFLGETNLLEGEVIEVKEEYGTVKSNEDIFIIPKGSYNIGDKLSVSIRPERIKLKTETSSDEISLKGTLKERIYIGSNIKTVMVLNSGREIIVNEPIDNKFDFNNKNEQVYLTWNKNNSIVIKA from the coding sequence GTGACAGAGAAGTTTTTTGTTCAACTGTTAAATATCACTAAAAGTTTTGATGATGAGGAAACAGTTATTAAGGATTTGCATCTTGAGATTAAAAAAGGTGAATTTTTAACTTTACTTGGTCCTAGTGGTTGTGGAAAAACTACTACATTAAGAATGATTGCTGGTTTTGAAACTCCAAATAGTGGAGAAGTTATAATAGATGGTGAAAATGTAACTGCTAAAGCACCTAATGAAAGAAGTGTTAATACAGTTTTTCAAAACTATGCATTATTTCCTCACATGAATATCTTCGATAATATTGCCTTTGGACTTAAGATGAAAAAGGTAAATAAAGAAGAAATTAAAATAAAAGTTTCTGAAATGCTTAAAATGGTTCAATTAGAGGGCTATGAAAATAGAATGCCGTCACAATTAAGTGGGGGACAGATGCAACGTGTTGCAATTGCCAGGGCAATAATAAATAGTCCAAAGGTTTTGCTTTTAGATGAGCCTCTAGGTGCTCTTGATTTAAAACTTAGAAAACAAATGCAACTTGAACTTAAGCATTTGCAAAAAAAACTTGGAATAACTTTTATTTTTGTAACTCATGACCAAGAAGAGGCACTGACTATGTCAGACAGAATAGTGGTTATGAACAAAGGTGTTATAGAACAAGTAGGAACACCAGAAGAACTTTATGAAACACCAGCGACGAAATTTGTAGCTGACTTTTTAGGAGAGACAAATCTTCTAGAAGGAGAGGTAATAGAAGTTAAAGAAGAATATGGAACTGTTAAGAGTAATGAAGATATATTTATAATTCCAAAAGGTTCTTACAACATAGGAGACAAGCTATCAGTGTCAATTAGACCAGAAAGAATTAAATTAAAGACAGAAACTTCTTCTGATGAAATTTCACTTAAAGGAACATTAAAAGAAAGAATTTACATAGGTTCTAATATAAAAACTGTTATGGTTTTAAACAGTGGTAGAGAGATAATTGTCAATGAACCTATAGATAATAAATTTGATTTTAATAATAAAAATGAACAGGTATATTTAACCTGGAATAAGAATAACTCTATTGTGATTAAGGCATAG
- a CDS encoding SulP family inorganic anion transporter produces MSPKLIRLFKRKEISKEQVAKDIIAGIIVAVIALPLSIALGISSGVSPEKGLITAIIAGFFISLLGGSRVQIGGPTGAFVVIVYGIVQNFGISGLIIATIMAGILLIIMGVLKLGTVIKYVPHTITVGFTSGIAVTLLSTQVKDFLGLNIASVPAEFIGKWESYFANLHTFQLTTFLIGACSVLIIVLWPKINRTIPGSLVALIVATLVVWIFKLPVETIGTRFTNISSALPTPTLPSINFSTIQQLIKPAFTIAILAAIESLLSAVVADGMIGGKHDSNVELVAQGVANIASGIFGGIPATGAIARTAANVKNGGRTPISGIVHAATLLLIMLVCMPLAKLIPMTTLAAILIVVSYNMGEWRTFKTLLKAPKSDVIVLILTFTLTVVFDLVVAIEIGMILAMFLFMKRTADTTNITDIGKSRNFFDDEISKELDSIDSKVLVYQINGPLFFGIVHSFMDVMSEVNPDAEILILDMKYANVLDATAMEAIEKLYERCNKNNIKLLLANVKPQPYKVLNNMGFIKTIGEKYIFKDKTTAIAASCNYLKNRKVS; encoded by the coding sequence ATGTCACCTAAACTTATACGTTTATTCAAAAGAAAAGAAATTTCTAAAGAACAGGTAGCAAAAGATATTATTGCAGGTATCATAGTTGCAGTTATAGCCTTACCACTATCTATAGCATTAGGTATATCTTCTGGAGTATCTCCAGAAAAAGGGCTTATCACTGCAATCATAGCTGGCTTTTTTATCTCTTTACTTGGCGGAAGTAGAGTACAAATTGGTGGTCCTACTGGTGCCTTTGTAGTTATTGTTTATGGTATAGTCCAAAACTTTGGAATAAGTGGATTGATTATCGCTACAATAATGGCAGGTATTCTTCTAATCATAATGGGAGTCTTAAAATTAGGTACAGTTATAAAGTATGTACCACACACAATAACTGTAGGTTTTACCAGCGGAATTGCTGTTACTCTTTTATCTACTCAAGTAAAAGATTTTTTAGGACTCAACATAGCATCTGTTCCAGCTGAATTTATAGGGAAATGGGAAAGTTATTTCGCTAATCTTCACACATTTCAATTAACTACTTTTTTAATAGGCGCTTGTTCAGTACTTATAATTGTTCTTTGGCCTAAAATTAATAGAACTATACCTGGTTCCTTAGTAGCCCTTATAGTTGCAACACTAGTAGTATGGATCTTCAAACTTCCAGTGGAAACAATAGGTACTAGATTCACCAACATTTCATCCGCATTACCAACACCAACACTACCAAGTATAAATTTTTCTACAATCCAACAACTAATTAAGCCAGCCTTTACAATAGCTATATTAGCTGCCATCGAATCTCTCCTTTCAGCTGTTGTCGCTGATGGAATGATAGGTGGTAAGCATGATTCAAATGTAGAGCTTGTAGCCCAAGGTGTCGCAAATATTGCTTCTGGAATATTTGGCGGTATCCCTGCAACTGGCGCCATTGCCAGAACTGCAGCCAACGTTAAAAATGGTGGAAGGACTCCAATCTCTGGAATTGTACATGCTGCAACATTATTACTGATCATGCTGGTTTGTATGCCACTAGCAAAATTAATACCTATGACCACTCTTGCAGCAATCTTGATAGTAGTTTCTTATAATATGGGGGAATGGAGAACATTTAAGACATTACTAAAAGCGCCTAAAAGTGATGTTATTGTTCTAATACTTACATTTACTCTAACAGTAGTCTTTGATTTAGTTGTTGCTATTGAAATAGGAATGATCCTTGCAATGTTCTTATTTATGAAAAGAACTGCAGACACTACAAACATTACAGATATCGGTAAGAGCAGAAACTTCTTTGATGATGAAATCTCTAAAGAACTAGATTCAATAGATAGTAAAGTACTCGTTTATCAAATTAATGGACCTTTATTCTTTGGAATTGTCCATAGTTTCATGGATGTTATGAGTGAAGTAAACCCTGATGCTGAAATTCTAATACTTGATATGAAGTATGCAAATGTATTAGATGCTACTGCTATGGAAGCCATTGAAAAACTTTATGAGCGTTGTAATAAAAATAATATTAAATTATTACTTGCTAATGTTAAACCTCAACCTTATAAAGTTCTTAATAATATGGGCTTTATAAAAACCATAGGTGAAAAATATATTTTTAAAGATAAAACAACTGCAATAGCAGCTTCATGTAATTATCTAAAAAACAGAAAAGTTTCTTAA
- a CDS encoding extracellular solute-binding protein has translation MKKKSSILKSLYTFLVFMFLYVPILVLIGFSFNESKLNVTWTGFTFKWYTSLINNVGILEAFKNSFIIAIISTIISVIIGTLAAIGLYRYKFKGKNILDSILNIPLVIPEIVMGISLLAFFAFVDLPRGKITLIIAHVTFSIAYVISTVKTRLDGFDNSVEEAAMDLGATPLVTFFKVTLPIIMPGVIAGGLLAFTLSLDDVIISFFAAGPGSVTLPLKVFSMVKFGVTPEINALSTIIMLVTVVILTLSMVLKNINLNMKKVGAVLTAIAVTITGTWYGIFKVAKFTEGSETEQQVLNVFNWSEYLPQSVIEEFENTYNIKVNYSTFSSNEEMLAKLMAGGNEYDLAVASDFMVEILKKQNLIEEIDKSNIENIDNLSKQFMHLPFDPDNKYSLPYMWLAGIIAYDSSKVPEGTITSYADLWKPELENSLCVLDDERAIIGITLKKLGYSLNDTSEEALAKAKEELTSLQKNIKSYDSDSPKTSLINGEVKAIFAWGAEGSLARRENSNVKYVVPEEGLFLQQDNFVIPTGAKNKKAAELFINFILRPEISAEISKEFPYGNPNEAAWDQIDSEILSDKAVYPDAKDVKNGEYLRDIGSKISEFDKIWSEVKQ, from the coding sequence ATGAAGAAGAAAAGTTCTATTTTAAAATCTCTTTACACCTTTTTAGTGTTTATGTTTTTATATGTACCAATATTAGTGCTTATAGGATTTTCCTTTAATGAATCAAAGTTAAATGTAACGTGGACAGGTTTTACCTTTAAGTGGTACACTAGTTTGATTAATAACGTAGGGATTTTAGAAGCTTTTAAAAATTCATTTATTATAGCAATAATAAGTACTATCATATCTGTAATTATTGGAACCCTTGCAGCGATAGGATTATATAGATATAAATTTAAGGGAAAAAATATCCTTGATAGTATATTAAATATCCCGCTTGTGATACCAGAGATTGTAATGGGTATTTCATTATTAGCCTTCTTTGCTTTTGTTGATCTTCCAAGGGGGAAAATAACTTTAATAATAGCGCATGTAACTTTTAGTATAGCTTATGTTATTTCTACGGTGAAAACTAGGTTAGATGGTTTTGATAATTCTGTGGAAGAAGCTGCTATGGATTTAGGAGCTACACCACTTGTCACTTTCTTTAAAGTTACATTGCCTATAATAATGCCAGGTGTAATTGCTGGTGGACTTTTAGCTTTTACATTATCGTTAGATGATGTAATCATTAGCTTCTTTGCCGCAGGACCTGGTAGTGTTACTCTTCCATTAAAAGTATTTTCAATGGTTAAATTTGGTGTAACACCAGAAATAAATGCTTTATCAACGATAATCATGCTAGTTACTGTTGTTATTTTGACTCTGTCTATGGTTTTAAAGAATATAAACTTAAATATGAAAAAGGTCGGAGCTGTATTAACTGCTATAGCAGTGACGATAACAGGAACGTGGTATGGGATTTTTAAAGTAGCAAAGTTCACAGAAGGTTCTGAAACTGAGCAACAAGTGTTGAATGTATTTAACTGGTCAGAATATTTACCTCAATCAGTTATAGAAGAATTTGAGAATACGTATAATATAAAGGTGAATTATAGTACTTTTTCGTCCAATGAAGAAATGCTTGCTAAGTTGATGGCTGGAGGTAATGAATATGATCTAGCTGTAGCAAGTGATTTTATGGTTGAAATACTTAAAAAACAAAATCTAATTGAAGAAATTGATAAATCTAATATAGAAAACATCGATAATTTATCAAAGCAATTTATGCATTTACCTTTTGATCCTGATAATAAATACAGTCTTCCATATATGTGGCTTGCTGGTATAATAGCTTATGATAGTTCCAAAGTTCCAGAAGGTACTATAACTAGTTATGCTGACTTATGGAAACCAGAACTAGAGAATTCTTTATGTGTTTTAGATGATGAAAGAGCAATTATTGGAATAACTCTTAAAAAACTAGGTTATTCATTAAATGATACTAGTGAAGAAGCTTTAGCTAAGGCAAAAGAAGAACTTACTAGTCTTCAAAAGAACATAAAATCTTATGATAGTGATAGCCCAAAAACAAGCCTTATAAATGGTGAAGTTAAAGCTATTTTTGCTTGGGGAGCTGAGGGAAGCCTTGCAAGAAGAGAAAATTCAAATGTAAAATATGTGGTTCCAGAGGAAGGATTATTCTTGCAACAAGATAATTTTGTAATTCCAACTGGAGCTAAGAACAAAAAAGCTGCAGAATTATTTATTAATTTCATATTAAGACCTGAAATTAGTGCAGAAATATCTAAGGAGTTTCCATATGGAAATCCTAATGAAGCTGCATGGGATCAAATTGATTCAGAAATACTTTCTGATAAAGCAGTATATCCAGATGCGAAAGATGTTAAAAATGGTGAATATCTAAGAGATATTGGAAGTAAAATTTCTGAGTTTGATAAGATTTGGTCAGAAGTAAAACAATGA
- a CDS encoding ABC transporter permease produces MAKKKKNILGPLATLAPVVSWMLAFFIVPLILVVVYSFSTRGEVGDIVYDFTFFNYGRLFDSLYLTIFIKSIGVSLFTTIFCLGFGYPFAFIVAKSNKKLKPILLLLVMLPFWTNSLVRTYAMIILLRTEGIINTVLMNLNIISEPLHMMSNNFAVMVGMVYMMFPFMVLPLYSSIEKLDMRLLEAASDLGASPINKFMKITLPLTKGGIVSGCLLVFVPTLGLFFITDLLGGSKVVLMSNLIKNQFLTARDWPFGSAISVILIIVMVILIAITNKMGGSTERKEVL; encoded by the coding sequence ATGGCTAAAAAGAAAAAAAATATTCTTGGTCCTCTAGCTACTTTAGCACCTGTGGTTTCATGGATGTTAGCATTTTTTATAGTACCATTAATTTTAGTAGTTGTGTACAGTTTTTCTACCAGAGGAGAAGTTGGTGATATAGTATATGATTTTACTTTTTTTAATTATGGAAGATTATTTGATTCCTTATACTTAACGATATTTATAAAATCTATAGGAGTATCTTTGTTTACTACTATATTTTGTTTAGGGTTTGGTTATCCTTTTGCATTTATCGTGGCAAAAAGTAATAAAAAGTTAAAACCTATACTACTTTTACTTGTAATGCTTCCATTTTGGACAAATTCCTTGGTAAGAACTTATGCGATGATAATACTTCTAAGAACTGAAGGAATAATAAATACAGTACTAATGAACTTAAATATCATAAGCGAGCCACTTCATATGATGAGTAATAATTTTGCTGTTATGGTTGGAATGGTATATATGATGTTCCCATTTATGGTGTTGCCACTTTATTCTTCCATTGAGAAACTTGATATGAGACTTCTTGAAGCCGCATCAGACCTTGGGGCATCTCCAATAAATAAATTTATGAAGATTACACTTCCTCTTACAAAAGGTGGAATAGTTTCAGGCTGTTTACTGGTGTTTGTACCTACCCTTGGACTATTCTTTATAACAGATTTACTTGGAGGTAGTAAGGTTGTTTTAATGAGTAATCTCATTAAGAATCAATTCTTAACAGCTAGAGACTGGCCTTTTGGTTCTGCTATATCAGTAATTTTAATTATAGTTATGGTGATTTTGATCGCTATAACAAATAAGATGGGTGGAAGTACTGAACGTAAGGAGGTTTTGTAG
- a CDS encoding ammonium transporter, with amino-acid sequence MTINGADTVFVIIATILVFLMTPALALFYGGLVRRKNVLSTTMHSYGAIVLVSLQWIILGYTLVFGTDNSGIIGGLNFLGLDGVGFEANADYAATIPHQAFMLFQMMFAVITPALISGAFAERMKFSAMMLFTLLWTTFVYDPIAHWVWGVGGWLRTLGALDFAGGNVVHISSGISALVVALILGKRKYVKHAKPHNVTITVLGAGLLWVGWFGFNAGSALAINDVALNAFITTNTAAAACAAVWMILERIRFGKSSAVGLATGAVAGLVAITPGAGFVTPMAAIIIGAVAAIICFIAIYYVKEKLGYDDALDAFGCHGIGGIWGAIATGLFATTKVNSAGADGLFYGGAKLLGAQFIAVIATIAFAGIVTFIIVKIVDKTIGLRVSTEVEDIGLDTMLHGNEAYETGV; translated from the coding sequence ATGACAATTAATGGAGCAGATACGGTATTTGTAATAATAGCTACAATATTGGTGTTTTTAATGACACCAGCATTAGCTTTATTCTATGGAGGTTTAGTAAGAAGAAAAAATGTATTGAGTACTACTATGCATAGTTATGGTGCAATAGTTCTTGTATCCTTACAATGGATTATTCTAGGTTACACTTTAGTTTTTGGAACAGATAATAGTGGTATTATAGGAGGACTTAACTTTTTAGGATTAGATGGAGTTGGTTTTGAAGCAAATGCTGATTATGCAGCTACTATTCCTCATCAAGCATTTATGTTATTCCAAATGATGTTCGCAGTAATAACACCAGCACTTATTTCAGGTGCTTTTGCAGAAAGAATGAAATTCTCAGCTATGATGCTATTTACTTTACTTTGGACAACCTTTGTTTATGATCCAATAGCTCATTGGGTTTGGGGTGTTGGCGGATGGCTTAGAACTTTAGGAGCTCTAGATTTTGCTGGAGGAAACGTAGTTCACATAAGTTCAGGTATATCAGCGTTAGTGGTTGCTTTAATTCTTGGAAAGAGAAAATATGTTAAACACGCAAAACCACATAATGTTACTATTACAGTATTAGGTGCTGGATTATTATGGGTAGGTTGGTTTGGCTTTAATGCAGGAAGTGCTCTTGCTATAAATGATGTTGCGTTAAATGCATTTATTACAACTAATACGGCTGCAGCTGCTTGTGCGGCAGTTTGGATGATTCTTGAAAGAATTAGATTTGGAAAATCTTCCGCTGTAGGATTAGCTACAGGTGCTGTAGCTGGACTTGTTGCAATTACTCCAGGAGCAGGATTTGTTACTCCAATGGCTGCTATTATAATTGGTGCAGTAGCAGCGATAATATGTTTTATAGCTATATATTATGTAAAAGAAAAGCTTGGTTATGATGATGCCTTAGATGCTTTTGGTTGCCATGGAATTGGTGGTATATGGGGCGCTATAGCAACAGGATTATTCGCAACAACAAAAGTAAACTCAGCAGGTGCAGATGGATTATTCTATGGTGGAGCTAAATTGTTAGGTGCTCAATTTATAGCAGTAATAGCAACAATAGCTTTTGCAGGTATAGTTACTTTCATAATTGTTAAGATAGTTGATAAAACTATTGGCTTAAGAGTAAGCACTGAAGTTGAAGATATAGGTTTAGATACAATGCTACATGGTAATGAAGCATATGAGACTGGCGTATAA
- a CDS encoding ANTAR domain-containing response regulator, translating to MKRIIIAFPREQNCNGVVSIFKKIGINDIQICDSGIKVLELVEGSTKGLIICSYRLKDMFSSKLINQIPEGYSMLMLVANPSLCESIDSRISVLTLPINKGNFLATINMLLNKNKFKKSLSTEENLIIQKAKDLLIKERNFTEQQAHRYLQVNSMNNGRKMIETSKRILEGSDNNEEIRNCN from the coding sequence ATGAAGAGAATTATTATTGCTTTTCCAAGAGAGCAGAATTGTAATGGAGTTGTAAGCATTTTCAAGAAGATCGGAATTAATGATATTCAGATATGTGACTCTGGTATAAAAGTTTTAGAATTAGTAGAAGGTAGTACTAAGGGGTTAATTATTTGTAGTTATAGGTTAAAAGATATGTTTTCTTCAAAGTTAATAAATCAGATACCAGAAGGTTATTCAATGCTGATGTTAGTGGCTAATCCTTCGCTTTGTGAAAGTATAGATTCCAGAATATCAGTTTTGACCTTACCAATAAATAAAGGTAATTTTTTAGCAACAATAAATATGTTGTTAAATAAAAATAAGTTTAAAAAATCACTTTCAACTGAAGAGAATCTGATAATACAAAAGGCTAAGGATTTGCTCATAAAAGAAAGAAATTTTACGGAGCAACAAGCTCACAGATATCTTCAAGTTAATAGTATGAATAATGGACGTAAAATGATAGAGACATCTAAGAGAATATTGGAGGGGAGCGATAACAATGAAGAAATTAGAAATTGTAATTAA